One window from the genome of Saccharomyces mikatae IFO 1815 strain IFO1815 genome assembly, chromosome: 4 encodes:
- the CCC2 gene encoding Cu(2+)-transporting P-type ATPase CCC2 (similar to Saccharomyces cerevisiae CCC2 (YDR270W); ancestral locus Anc_5.636) — MREVILAVYGMTCSACVNTLTTQLRALKGVTKCYISLMTNECQVTYDNGITTDSIKQTIEDCGFDCEMLEDTDITIRSAREGLLSVQGMTCGSCVSTVTKQVKTIEGVESVAVSLVTEECHVIYDPSKTTLETVRETIEDCGFDSSIIIDESGKTDMIEKTVVLKVSKISEDESPLVLSSLSERLQFLLELGVKSIETSDDLHTLTVKYSSKELGIRDLLSHLETTGYQFAVLSNLDNTTQLRLLSKEDEIRFWKENSIKSTLLALICMLLYMIIPMVAPTVVQNHIFPYKETSFVKGLFYRDIFGVILASYVQFGIGFYFYKAAWASFKHSSGTMDTLVCVSTTCAYIFSVFSLVHNMVHPSDNGKLPKIVFDTSVMIISYISIGKYLETLAKSQTSTALSKLIQLTPAVCSIVPEVGCDETTEIPIELLQVSDIVEIKPGMKIPADGIIIRGESEIDESLMTGESILVPKKEGSSVIAGSVNGPGHFYFKATTVGEETKLANIIQVMKQAQLSKAPIQGYADYLASIFVPGILVLALLTFFVWCFILGTSTNLPIVFSSNTKADNFFVCLQTATSVVIVACPCALGLATPTAIMVGTGVGAQNGVLIKGGEVLEKFNSITTFVFDKTGTLTTGFMVVKNFLKDMNVIQKLNESEVFACIRATESITDHPVSKAIVSYCDGLHYQKASNAVVLESEYVLGKGVVSKCEVNGNTYELLVGNEALIPEEVLKKSKINSNNVDQGNTVSYVSVNGHVFGLFEINDEVKHDSYATVQYLQRNGYETYMITGDNKSAAERVAREVGINFQNVYSNVSPTGKCDLVRTIQEKEGKNKVAVVGDGINDAPALALSDLGIAISTGTEIAIEAADIVILCGNDLSTNSLRGLVNAIDISLKTFKKIKLNLFWALCYNIFMIPIAMGVLIPWGITLPPMLAGLAMAFSSISVVLSSLMLKKWSPPDIESHETSTIKSKISIKNFWSRLFSSRAISSEQDIESQAGLMSNEEIL, encoded by the coding sequence ATGAGAGAAGTAATACTGGCGGTATATGGAATGACATGTAGTGCCTGTGTGAATACGCTCACTACTCAGTTACGCGCTTTGAAGGGTGTGACAAAATGTTATATTAGTTTAATGACTAACGAATGTCAGGTGACATACGACAACGGGATCACTACTGACTCTATCAAGCAAACTATAGAGGACTGCGGGTTTGATTGTGAAATGCTAGAAGATACTGATATTACCATCAGAAGTGCAAGAGAGGGGTTATTGAGTGTACAAGGTATGACATGTGGGTCTTGTGTTTCTACAGTCACCAAACAAGTAAAAACCATCGAGGGTGTAGAATCGGTGGCAGTTTCGTTAGTGACGGAAGAGTGTCATGTCATTTATGATCCGTCCAAGACAACACTAGAAACTGTCAGAGAAACAATCGAAGATTGTGGGTTTGATTCGAGCATTATTATAGACGAAAGTGGAAAGACAGACATGATAGAAAAAACAGTGGTTTTGAAGGTATCTAAGATTTCTGAGGACGAATCTCCGCTTGTACTTTCTTCACTTAGTGAAAGACTTCAGTTTTTATTGGAGTTAGGCGTAAAGTCAATAGAAACTTCCGATGATTTGCATACACTTACAGTTAAATATAGTTCCAAAGAACTCGGAATTAGAGATTTGTTGAGCCACCTTGAAACTACGGGTTATCAATTTGCGGTTCTTTCTAATTTAGATAATACTACTCAATTAAGATTACTATCCAAAGAGGACGAGATAAGgttttggaaagaaaacagcATAAAGTCTACCCTTTTGGCCCTTATATGCATGCTATTATATATGATTATTCCTATGGTGGCGCCAACAGTTGTCCAGAACCACATCTTTCCTTACAAAGAAACTTCCTTTGTAAAGGGTTTGTTTTATAGAGACATTTTTGGCGTTATATTGGCAAGCTATGTGCAGTTTGGCATTGGTTTTTACTTTTACAAAGCCGCTTGGGCCTCATTTAAACACAGTTCTGGAACGATGGATACACTAGTCTGTGTTTCTACCACTTGTGCATACATATTTTCTGTGTTTTCTCTAGTCCATAATATGGTTCATCCCTCAGATAATGGTAAACTTCCAAAGATCGTTTTCGATACATCGGTCATGATCATTTCATACATTTCGATTGGGAAATACTTGGAAACTTTAGCTAAATCACAAACATCAACTGCCCTTTCCAAACTAATCCAGTTAACTCCTGCTGTATGTTCGATTGTACCTGAGGTAGGCTGTGACGAAACCACAGAAATTCCCATAGAATTATTGCAAGTAAGCGATATAGTAGAGATAAAACCAGGGATGAAGATTCCGGCCGATGGCATCATAATAAGAGGTGAATCTGAAATCGACGAATCCTTGATGACTGGCGAATCCATTTTGGTACCCAAGAAGGAAGGCTCTTCGGTCATTGCAGGTTCCGTCAACGGACCTGGTCATTTCTATTTTAAGGCTACGACAGTGGGAGAGGAAACTAAATTAGCAAATATTATTCAAGTAATGAAACAAGCACAGCTGAGTAAAGCTCCCATTCAAGGGTATGCAGATTATTTGGCTTCAATTTTCGTCCCCGGAATTCTGGTCTTGGCACTGCtaactttctttgtttgGTGTTTTATTCTAGGAACCTCAACTAATCTGCCCATTGTTTTCAGCTCGAATACTAAAGCcgataatttttttgtttgccTGCAAACTGCTACATCTGTAGTTATCGTTGCATGTCCGTGTGCATTGGGACTTGCTACACCGACTGCTATAATGGTAGGTACAGGGGTTGGAGCTCAAAATGGCGTATTAATAAAGGGTGGGGAAGTgttggaaaaatttaacAGTATCACTACTTTTGTTTTCGATAAAACAGGAACCTTAACTACTGGCTTTATGgttgtgaaaaattttcttaaagATATGAATGTGATTCAAAAACTGAATGAAAGCGAGGTATTTGCTTGTATCAGAGCAACCGAATCTATCACTGATCACCCCGTTTCAAAAGCAATTGTAAGCTATTGTGATGGTTTACACTATCAAAAGGCTTCAAATGCCGTTGTTTTAGAGAGCGAATATGTGTTGGGGAAGGGAGTTGTCTCAAAGTGTGAAGTTAATGGAAACACTTATGAACTTCTTGTTGGTAATGAGGCGCTGATCCCGGAAGAAGTGTTGAAAAAGTCCAAAATTAACTCCAATAACGTAGATCAAGGAAATACTGTATCTTATGTATCCGTCAATGGGCATGTTTTTGGCTTATTTGAGATTAATGATGAAGTTAAACATGACTCCTATGCAACAGTCCAGTATCTGCAAAGAAATGGATATGAAACGTATATGATAACTGGTGATAATAAGTCAGCTGCAGAGAGGGTTGCTAGAGAAGTAGGTATAAATTTCCAAAACGTATATAGCAATGTTTCGCCCACAGGCAAATGTGATCTCGTGAGAACAATTCAGGAGaaggaaggaaaaaataaggTTGCTGTAGTCGGAGATGGGATTAATGATGCTCCCGCCTTAGCATTGAGTGATCTTGGTATAGCGATTTCGACCGGTACCGAGATTGCTATTGAAGCAGCTGATATCGTTATACTGTGCGGCAATGATCTAAGTACTAATAGCTTGAGAGGATTGGTCAACGCCATTGATATTTCGTTAAAAAcgtttaaaaaaataaagctGAATTTATTTTGGGCACTTTGCTACAATATATTCATGATTCCAATAGCTATGGGAGTGCTCATTCCCTGGGGTATAACCCTTCCTCCAATGCTCGCCGGCTTGGCGATGGCATTCAGCTCCATCAGTGTTGTTCTCAGTTCATTGATGTTGAAGAAGTGGTCTCCACCAGATATTGAATCTCATGAGACTTCAACCATCAAGTCTAAGATTTCAATTAAGAATTTTTGGTCAAGGCTTTTTTCGAGTCGAGCGATCTCAAGTGAGCAAGACATAGAATCGCAAGCTGGGCTAATGTCAAACGAGGAGATCTTGtaa
- the GLO2 gene encoding hydroxyacylglutathione hydrolase GLO2 (similar to Saccharomyces cerevisiae GLO2 (YDR272W) and GLO4 (YOR040W); ancestral locus Anc_5.637), which translates to MHVKSIKMRWETGGVNYCYLLSDSKNIKSWLIDPAEPPEVLPELTENQKKSIEAIVNTHHHYDHADGNVEILKYLKDKSPGSEVIVIGGSNDCPKVTKIPKNLEKLYLNDLEITCIRTPCHTRDSICYYVKDPETDERCIFTGDTLFTAGCGRFFEGTGEEMDAALNKTILETVGKENWDKTKVYPGHEYTNSNVKFVRRIYPQAGENKALDRLEQFCSENEVTTGQFTLKDEVEFNPFMRLDDPTVQKAVGDTNNSWNRAKIMDELRKMKNRM; encoded by the coding sequence ATGCATGTTAAATCGATTAAGATGAGGTGGGAGACCGGTGGTGTTAACTACTGTTACTTACTGTCAGACAGTAAGAATATAAAATCGTGGTTGATTGACCCGGCTGAGCCTCCTGAAGTTCTACCTGAATTGActgaaaatcaaaagaaaagcatcGAAGCAATTGTTAACACACATCACCATTACGATCATGCAGATGGTAACGTTGAAATTTTAAAGTATCTGAAAGACAAAAGTCCAGGTTCAGAGGTAATAGTTATAGGTGGATCAAATGACTGCCCGAAGGTGACAAAAATTCCCAAGAATCTGGAAAAGTTGTATTTAAATGACTTGGAGATTACCTGCATTAGGACGCCATGCCATACTAGAGACTCAATTTGTTATTACGTGAAAGACCCTGAAACAGATGAACGCTGTATCTTCACTGGGGATACACTTTTTACCGCTGGTTGTGgtagattttttgaaggtaCAGGTGAAGAAATGGATGCAGCTTTGAATAAAACTATCTTAGAAACTGTAGGCAAGGAGAACTGGGATAAAACCAAAGTTTACCCAGGGCATGAGTACACTAATAGTAATGTAAAGTTTGTTCGTAGGATTTACCCGCAAGCTGGGGAAAACAAAGCATTGGATAGGTTAGAGCAATTCTGCTCTGAAAATGAGGTCACTACGGGGCAATTCACCCTGAAGGATGAGGTAGAATTCAATCCATTTATGAGATTAGATGATCCAACAGTCCAAAAAGCTGTCGGAGATACCAACAATTCATGGAACAGAGCCAAAATAATGGATGAGTtgaggaagatgaagaatcGTATGTAG
- the DON1 gene encoding Don1p (similar to Saccharomyces cerevisiae DON1 (YDR273W) and CUE5 (YOR042W); ancestral locus Anc_5.638): protein MGKRNRKGKDNNAVRNSFLKVENIKDANPELDVTSLTHPKIEEKESSSTINIPLNITKHENSKLDSIVFDYPTIGDLVSSVEKLCILNELETAFPEIENTLIKAILIASQGVLEPAFNSLLYYSNPEENTDFALPMKPINVQDFSKIDVPEIFRHEFLDDIENGVSGQEINESVTISKMGLEQSSLVDPTNITNIPRSDREVAESTRNVTIAEGHIPISSREKSVVNGEEKGVNSLKGAAVKAATKSLRRKRVPVAVKREEPSNNLFDILNSDDNEEEEEQKTETDVSSQGKKGQSGNVDAVKASKMVENIQCGGATTPTAGKETSKIKEDGGYKSAFGTDSCGLFAADAKGAN from the coding sequence ATGggaaagagaaatagaaaaggaaaagataataatgcAGTTAGAAACTCCTTCTTAAAAGtggaaaatatcaaagatGCCAATCCCGAGTTGGATGTTACGTCTCTCACGCAcccaaaaattgaagaaaaagaaagtagtTCAACAATCAACATTCCATTAAACATAACGAAGCatgaaaattcaaaactgGATAGCATTGTATTCGATTATCCAACTATTGGCGATTTAGTTTCCTCTGTAGAGAAATTGTGTATCTTGAATGAACTGGAGACAGCATTCCcagaaatagaaaatacTTTAATTAAAGCCATCCTGATTGCATCTCAAGGGGTTTTGGAGCCAGCATTCAACTCTTTACTGTATTACTCAAATCCGGAGGAAAATACCGACTTCGCATTACCTATGAAACCCATTAATGTGCAAGACTTTAGTAAAATAGACGTACCGGAAATTTTTCGACATGAATTTTtggatgatattgaaaatggaGTTTCTGGTCAAGAAATAAATGAGTCCGTAACAATTTCGAAAATGGGGTTAGAACAAAGTTCTTTAGTGGACCCTACTAACATCACTAACATTCCAAGATCGGACAGAGAAGTGGCAGAATCGACTAGGAACGTGACCATTGCAGAGGGTCATATTCCAATTTCGTCGAGGGAAAAGAGTGTGGTTAATGGAGAAGAGAAGGGAGTTAACAGTCTAAAAGGGGCCGCTGTAAAGGCAGCTACAAAGTCGCTGAGGAGAAAACGTGTACCCGTTGCTGTAAAGAGGGAAGAGCCGTCAAACAACTTATTCGACATTTTAAACTCCGATGATAacgaggaagaagaagaacaaaaaaccGAAACTGACGTGTCAAGTCAGGGAAAGAAGGGTCAGAGCGGCAATGTTGACGCGGTGAAGGCTTCGAAGATGGTTGAAAATATCCAGTGTGGTGGTGCAACGACGCCAACTGCTGGAAAAGAAACGTCCAAGATCAAGGAGGACGGCGGATACAAATCTGCCTTTGGCACTGATAGTTGTGGCCTATTTGCAGCCGACGCAAAAGGTGCAAACTAG
- the TLD1 gene encoding triglyceride-associated lipolysis regulator TLD1 (similar to Saccharomyces cerevisiae IRC23 (YOR044W) and BSC2 (YDR275W); ancestral locus Anc_5.640), whose translation MFPFQRLRKLIGSSVIDQDVRSSSGKEEIMSNSRLALVIINHAFDKVMSWTWHCGILSEIRSGLMLMFNIFQLMCSLGVIILLLPIIILDAIDLFLYVCRLVDYGCKLFHYKRSSLPPVAAAKEESILNEYTSSKEEIIIDEEIINMLNASSESLMNHMTAGLKYDTHSRNANKCGRLDSSSTVTFVDRNNIISKGENNAYHEEEDDDFLSNLNYDKISLIERSFTSRFEVACEQKAA comes from the coding sequence ATGTTTCCTTTCCAAAGACTTAGAAAACTTATAGGTTCATCCGTAATCGATCAAGACGTAAGGAGTTCCTCAGGAAAGGAAGAGATCATGTCAAATAGCCGATTAGCACTTGTCATTATTAACCACGCCTTTGATAAAGTAATGTCTTGGACATGGCATTGTGGAATTTTATCAGAAATAAGATCAGGACTGATGTTAATgtttaatattttccagTTAATGTGTTCTTTGGGTGTGATCATATTGCTGTTGCCCATCATCATATTAGACGCGATCGATCTATTCCTTTATGTGTGCCGGCTAGTTGATTACGGTTGCAAACTATTTCATTATAAGAGATCATCATTACCGCCTGTGGCTGCTGCAAAAGAGGAATCCATTTTGAATGAGTATACAAGCtcgaaagaagaaataattattgatgaagaaataataaatatgCTAAATGCATCCTCAGAATCATTAATGAATCATATGACAGCTGGTTTGAAATATGATACACATTCAAGAAATGCTAATAAATGTGGACGTTTGGATTCATCTAGTACAGTCACGTTTGTGGATCGGAATAACATTATTAGCAAAGGAGAGAATAATGCCTACCATGAGGAAGAGGACGATGATTTCTTATCAAATCTGAACTATGACAAAATATCATTGATCGAAAGATCTTTTACGAGTCGTTTTGAGGTGGCTTGTGAGCAGAAAGCTGCTTGA
- the PMP3 gene encoding Pmp3p (similar to Saccharomyces cerevisiae PMP3 (YDR276C); ancestral locus Anc_5.642) gives MDSSKIINIILSLFLPPVAVFLARGWGTDCIVDIILTILAWFPGMLYALYIVLQD, from the coding sequence ATGGATTCATCtaaaattatcaacattATATTATCACTTTTCTTACCACCAGTGGCCGTTTTTCTAGCCCGTGGATGGGGTACTGACTGTATAGTGGATATCATTTTGACCATTCTAGCTTGGTTTCCAGGTATGCTATATGCTCTGTACATTGTTTTGCAAGATTAA
- the MTH1 gene encoding Mth1p (similar to Saccharomyces cerevisiae MTH1 (YDR277C) and STD1 (YOR047C); ancestral locus Anc_5.644) — protein sequence MFVSPPPATSKNQVLQRRSLETASNSHGFASSLQAIPENTMSSSDNVSFQSLPLSASSSQSTTSPRRANFVNAPPEYTDRARDEIKKRLLASTPSRKPHHSSGIHSTSRSSVTENGSLLSDNASSYQSSIFSAPSTVHTQLTNDSSFSEFPSHKLITKVSLDEALPKTFYDMYSPDILLADPSNILCNGRPKFTKRELLDWDLNDIRSLLIVEKLRPEWGNQLPEVVAVGNNMPQFRLQLLPLYSSDETIIATLVHSDLYMEANLDYEFKLTSAKYTVATARKRHEHLTGRSETVMNLSKPEWRNIIENYLLNIAVEAQCRFDFKQRCSEYKKWKLQQSNLKRPDMPPPSIIPRKNSTETKSLLKKALLKNIQLKNPNNNLDELIMRSSTTSNQQCKNKVSLTKEEKATIWSQCQAQVYQRLGLDWQPDSVS from the coding sequence ATGTTTGTTTCACCACCACCAGCAACTTCGAAAAACCAAGTTCTACAACGACGTTCACTCGAAACGGCCAGTAATAGTCATGGATTTGCAAGCTCGTTGCAAGCAATTCCAGAAAATACAATGAGTAGCAGTGACAATGTCTCGTTTCAAAGCTTACCACTGTCGGCAAGTAGCTCCCAATCAACAACATCACCGAGAAGGGCGAACTTCGTGAATGCGCCTCCAGAATACACGGATAGAGCTAGAGATGaaattaagaaaagattatTAGCCTCCACACCTAGCAGGAAGCCCCATCATTCCAGTGGAATTCATTCAACAAGTAGATCCAGTGTGACTGAGAACGGGAGTCTACTCTCGGACAACGCCTCATCTTATCAGTCAAGTATATTTTCTGCCCCTTCCACAGTGCACACACAACTAACTAATGACTCCTCTTTCTCAGAATTCCCCAGTCACAAATTAATAACGAAGGTCAGTTTAGATGAAGCCCTACCCAAAACGTTTTATGACATGTACTCGCCGGATATTTTGTTAGCAGACCCCTCCAACATTCTCTGTAACGGGCGTCCCAAGTTTACCAAAAGAGAGTTATTAGATTGGGATTTAAATGATATAAGGTCATTATTGATAGTCGAGAAACTAAGGCCCGAATGGGGCAATCAACTACCGGAGGTAGTAGCAGTGGGTAACAATATGCCCCAGTTCAGGTTGCAATTATTGCCGTTATATTCCAGCGACGAGACCATAATTGCAACACTGGTCCATTCGGATCTTTACATGGAAGCCAACTTAGATTATGAGTTCAAACTTACTAGTGCAAAATATACTGTAGCTACTGCTAGGAAAAGGCATGAACACTTAACTGGCAGAAGTGAAACTGTCATGAACTTGTCCAAACCGGAATGGAGAAATATCATTGAAAACTACCTTCTAAATATAGCAGTGGAGGCACAGTGTAGATTTGATTTCAAACAAAGGTGCTCAGagtataaaaaatggaagctACAACAGTCCAATTTAAAAAGACCAGACATGCCACCACCTAGCATAATACCGCGGAAGAACAGCACAGAAACAAAAtcgcttttgaaaaaggccctattgaagaatattcagTTGAAAAACCCCAATAATAACCTCGATGAGTTGATCATGAGATCAAGCACCACATCAAACCAACAgtgtaaaaataaagttaGCTTgactaaagaagaaaaggctACGATATGGTCGCAGTGCCAGGCACAAGTTTACCAAAGATTAGGATTAGATTGGCAGCCGGATTCGGTATCTTGA